The Terriglobia bacterium genome segment AATCGCATCACGGCGAAAGCTCCGTTTCGTTGATTACCGCAAGGGGATGTCCCTTCCACTGCGCGTGGTGTTCGAGCGAAGTGTTCGGCCACACGCACCGTCAGCGGTCTCCGAAGGATGTTGTCGACGAGATGCTGATGCTGAAAGAGCGTTACAACCCGGACATCATGTGGATCTCCGACGACGTGCTCACGATCAACAAGAAATGGACACGGGAATTTGTTGCCGAAGTGAAAGCGCGCAACGCGCAGCATCCGTATGAGTGCCTGTCGCGCGTCGATCTGGTGGACCGCGAGGTGTTGAAGGGGCTGCGTGAAACAGGCTGTTTCCGGATCTGGTACGGCGCGGAGTCGGGGTCTCAGAAGATTCTCGACAGTATGCAGAAGGAAACCACCGTCTTTCAGGTGCGCCAGGCGGCGCGCATCACCCAGGAGCTGGGGATACAGGCGGGCTTTTTTATTCTGCTGGGATATCCGGACGAAACCACAAACGACATCCAGATGACGATCGATTTTCTGAAAGAAACGCGGCCGGATGTCGTCGGCACCTCGGTGGCATTCCCCATCAAGGGCACACAGTTTTATCAACGCGTCGAAAAACGGCTGATGCCCGACGAGAACTGGTCTTCGAGAAATCAGAACAAGCTGTTATTCAAAGGGAAATATCCCCGTCTTTATTACTGGTTCGCGGCCCGCTGGCTGGTGAAGGAAGTCAATGTCGACAAAATGTGGCGGATGAACAAGCGTCCATACGGAAGGATTGCTCTGGAATCCGCCAAGGCTTCGGTGGCCCGTCTCGGTGTTGCCGCCGTGGACGCCGCGTCCTTCTACCGTTCTCATGCCTGATTGGTTGTGGAGGCTGCTGCTTGCAGCCGTGATTGTTCAGATTCCATTTGAGGTTCGATTGAAGCTGCTCGGACTTTCGAATCTCCAGTGGACGTTTGCCGCGCTGGCACTTGCGTGCATCCCACTGTTGATTCGAAATCGTGATGCGTTGATTCGCGACCGCCTGGTCCAGGCGGCAGCGGTTTTCGTGACGATCCA includes the following:
- a CDS encoding radical SAM protein: MTDILLGHAYFLKYDIIERRVMKPYPPLGILYLSSYLKRAGFGVEVFDSTFRDFEDFAAVVRRIKPRIVGLYANIITRENVFRLAGIAKANGVEFVVVGGPDASEWCERYFANGVDVIGTNEGEQTLEELIPWLQQKGLAGLESVRGIIFPKNGRVHRTPPRPAITDLDSLPWPDRDVLNMDEYFHAWKSHHGESSVSLITARGCPFHCAWCSSEVFGHTHRQRSPKDVVDEMLMLKERYNPDIMWISDDVLTINKKWTREFVAEVKARNAQHPYECLSRVDLVDREVLKGLRETGCFRIWYGAESGSQKILDSMQKETTVFQVRQAARITQELGIQAGFFILLGYPDETTNDIQMTIDFLKETRPDVVGTSVAFPIKGTQFYQRVEKRLMPDENWSSRNQNKLLFKGKYPRLYYWFAARWLVKEVNVDKMWRMNKRPYGRIALESAKASVARLGVAAVDAASFYRSHA